In Streptococcus respiraculi, one DNA window encodes the following:
- a CDS encoding SPJ_0845 family protein gives MAVTYKRKDDLEKMLEEFASFDALENVEFPDPKAKKETPEKVNSEK, from the coding sequence ATGGCTGTTACATACAAACGCAAAGATGATTTAGAAAAAATGTTGGAAGAATTTGCTTCTTTTGATGCGCTCGAAAACGTTGAATTTCCGGATCCAAAGGCAAAAAAAGAAACTCCTGAGAAAGTAAACTCAGAAAAGTAG
- the ligA gene encoding NAD-dependent DNA ligase LigA: MKDRMNELVEQLNQYADAYYRLDRPLVSDPEYDKLYRELVELETAHPDLVLPNSPSHRVGGKVLDGFSKYQHEYPLYSLQDAFSFEELEAFDRRVRKEFPHVTYICELKIDGLSISLIYEAGQLVVGATRGDGSIGENITENLKRVQDIPLTLPEAIDITVRGECYMPRASFDRVNQIRQEAGEVEFANPRNAAAGTLRQLDTRIVAKRGLATFLYQEASPTEADSQSHVLDKLTKLGFVTNHDYHLADTIEDVWNFIEDLAGRRQNLPYDIDGVVIKVNNLAVQEELGFTVKAPRWAIAYKFPAEEKEAEILSVDWTVGRTGVVTPTANLTPVQLAGTTVSRATLHNVDYIAEKDIRLHDTVIVYKAGDIIPAVLSVVEAKRNHQEPLVIPTRCPSCDSPLRHYEDEVALRCINPLCSAQLKSKLEHFASRDAMNIAGLGSSIVEKLFSANLVHDVADIYRLSVEDLLTLEGVKEKSATKLYQAIQDSKNNSAERLLFGLGIRHVGSKASKIVLEKFMTIPGLAEASLEEIASLDGLGTVIAESLTTYFGSEGAKMLVAELEASGVNLSYLGQVASADALLSGMTIVLTGKLERLKRSEAKAKLENLGANVAGSVSKKTDLVVAGSDAGSKLEKAQTLGIEVRDEAWLESL; the protein is encoded by the coding sequence ATGAAAGATAGAATGAATGAACTAGTAGAACAGCTCAATCAATATGCGGATGCTTATTACCGTTTGGACCGCCCACTGGTCTCAGATCCGGAATATGACAAGCTCTACCGCGAGTTGGTGGAGCTAGAAACTGCGCACCCTGATTTAGTCTTACCCAATAGTCCCAGTCACCGTGTCGGCGGGAAGGTCTTGGACGGCTTTAGCAAGTACCAGCATGAGTACCCCTTATACAGCTTGCAGGACGCTTTTTCTTTTGAAGAATTAGAAGCCTTTGACCGCCGTGTTCGCAAGGAATTTCCCCATGTGACCTACATTTGTGAACTAAAGATTGACGGTCTATCGATTTCTCTGATCTATGAAGCAGGTCAGTTGGTCGTAGGAGCAACCCGTGGTGACGGCAGTATCGGTGAAAATATTACAGAAAACCTCAAGCGGGTTCAGGATATTCCGCTGACCCTTCCTGAAGCCATTGATATTACGGTTCGCGGTGAATGCTATATGCCAAGGGCCTCCTTTGATCGAGTCAATCAAATTCGTCAGGAAGCAGGTGAGGTCGAATTTGCCAATCCACGAAATGCGGCAGCAGGGACCTTACGCCAGCTGGACACACGGATTGTTGCTAAACGTGGTCTTGCGACCTTTTTATATCAAGAAGCTAGTCCGACAGAAGCAGATAGTCAGTCCCATGTTCTTGATAAATTGACCAAGCTAGGCTTTGTGACCAATCACGATTACCATTTGGCAGACACGATTGAAGATGTCTGGAACTTTATTGAAGATTTGGCAGGTCGTAGGCAGAATTTGCCCTATGACATTGACGGTGTAGTAATTAAGGTCAACAATCTGGCAGTTCAAGAAGAGCTTGGTTTTACTGTTAAGGCACCGCGTTGGGCCATTGCCTATAAATTCCCAGCAGAGGAAAAAGAAGCAGAAATTCTATCTGTCGATTGGACAGTCGGTCGGACAGGAGTGGTGACCCCGACAGCTAATCTAACACCTGTTCAGCTTGCAGGAACAACGGTGAGCCGTGCAACCTTGCACAATGTCGACTACATTGCTGAAAAAGATATTCGCCTGCATGATACAGTCATCGTCTACAAGGCAGGAGATATTATCCCAGCGGTTTTATCGGTTGTGGAAGCTAAGCGCAATCATCAAGAACCTTTGGTAATTCCGACAAGATGTCCAAGCTGTGATAGTCCATTACGCCATTATGAGGATGAGGTAGCCCTGCGCTGTATCAATCCTCTCTGTTCTGCTCAGCTAAAGAGCAAGTTAGAGCATTTTGCTAGCCGTGATGCCATGAATATTGCAGGGCTTGGTAGTTCGATTGTCGAAAAACTCTTTTCAGCTAATCTCGTCCACGATGTGGCAGATATCTATCGTTTGTCAGTTGAGGATTTGTTGACCTTGGAAGGGGTCAAAGAAAAATCTGCCACCAAGCTTTATCAGGCCATTCAAGACTCCAAAAACAACTCCGCTGAACGTCTCTTGTTTGGCTTAGGGATTCGTCATGTCGGTAGCAAGGCTAGTAAGATTGTCCTTGAGAAATTCATGACCATTCCAGGTCTTGCTGAGGCTAGTCTTGAGGAGATTGCCTCTCTGGACGGTCTTGGTACGGTGATTGCAGAATCCTTGACGACCTATTTTGGAAGCGAGGGCGCTAAAATGCTAGTAGCAGAACTAGAAGCCTCAGGAGTCAATCTTTCTTACCTAGGTCAGGTGGCTTCCGCAGACGCCCTACTATCAGGTATGACCATTGTATTGACAGGGAAATTAGAGCGTCTCAAGCGGAGCGAGGCCAAGGCTAAGCTTGAGAATTTGGGAGCCAATGTAGCAGGTTCAGTCTCGAAAAAAACAGATCTTGTCGTTGCAGGAAGTGATGCAGGAAGCAAGTTAGAGAAGGCCCAGACCTTGGGCATTGAAGTACGAGATGAGGCTTGGCTAGAAAGTCTATAG
- a CDS encoding diacylglycerol kinase family lipid kinase: MEQRKRARLIYNPVSGQEIMKKNVAEVLQILEGFGYETSAFQTSPEKDSAKNEATRAAGAGFDLIIAAGGDGTINEVVNGLAFLPKRPQMAIIPTGTTNDYARALKIPRGNPIEAAKVIGKGQTILMDIGLAKNEAVGDNYFINIAAAGTLTELTYSVPSQLKTIFGYLAYVVKGAELLPQVQFTPVRVTHDEGVFEGKISMIFVALTNSIGGFEQIVPDAKLDDGMFTLIMVKTGNLFEILHLIRLVIDGGKHVDSDKIEYIKTRQLTVESLDSNNRMMLNLDGEYGGDAPVKLLNLANHIEFFADTDKVADEAITLDTEDMSREDMAKRFIEEADHLEETI; the protein is encoded by the coding sequence ATGGAACAAAGAAAACGAGCGCGATTGATTTACAATCCTGTTTCTGGACAGGAAATCATGAAGAAAAATGTAGCAGAAGTCTTACAGATCTTAGAAGGTTTTGGGTATGAAACTTCTGCCTTTCAAACGAGTCCTGAAAAAGATTCTGCGAAAAATGAAGCAACCAGAGCAGCCGGGGCAGGTTTTGACTTGATTATTGCAGCAGGTGGCGACGGGACTATTAACGAAGTGGTCAATGGTCTTGCCTTTCTCCCCAAGCGCCCGCAAATGGCGATTATCCCAACTGGAACGACCAATGATTATGCTCGGGCTTTGAAGATTCCACGGGGGAATCCGATTGAAGCCGCCAAGGTGATTGGCAAAGGGCAGACGATTCTCATGGACATTGGTCTGGCGAAAAATGAAGCGGTCGGAGATAACTATTTCATCAATATTGCCGCAGCTGGAACCTTGACAGAATTGACCTATAGTGTTCCGAGCCAGCTCAAGACAATTTTTGGCTATCTTGCCTACGTGGTCAAGGGGGCGGAATTATTGCCACAAGTCCAGTTTACACCCGTTCGTGTAACCCATGATGAGGGGGTTTTTGAAGGGAAAATCTCCATGATTTTCGTTGCTTTGACCAATTCCATTGGTGGGTTTGAGCAAATTGTTCCAGATGCCAAGCTAGATGATGGCATGTTTACATTAATCATGGTTAAGACCGGAAATCTCTTTGAAATTCTGCATTTGATTCGCTTGGTGATTGACGGTGGGAAGCATGTTGATAGCGATAAGATTGAGTATATCAAGACACGCCAGCTCACGGTTGAATCCCTAGACAGCAACAATCGGATGATGTTGAATCTGGATGGTGAGTACGGCGGCGATGCTCCGGTTAAGCTGCTCAACCTTGCTAACCATATCGAATTTTTCGCAGATACTGATAAGGTAGCGGATGAGGCCATTACACTTGATACGGAAGATATGAGCCGCGAAGATATGGCCAAACGCTTTATCGAAGAAGCAGACCATTTGGAAGAGACAATATAA
- a CDS encoding F0F1 ATP synthase subunit C has translation MDVSALALGVACLGVSVGEGLLVASYLSSTARQPELQSKLMTGVFMGVAFIEGTFFVTLAMTLFLRG, from the coding sequence ATGGATGTATCTGCATTAGCTTTAGGTGTTGCCTGTTTAGGTGTTAGTGTTGGTGAGGGATTACTGGTTGCAAGCTACCTTAGCTCAACAGCACGTCAACCTGAACTACAAAGCAAACTAATGACAGGGGTATTCATGGGCGTTGCCTTCATCGAAGGTACTTTCTTCGTAACTCTTGCGATGACATTGTTCTTGCGTGGATAA
- the atpB gene encoding F0F1 ATP synthase subunit A: MEGTAAPTITLGPVTFDVTMVIVTMVTITIIFLLVFWASRRMTLKPKGKQNVLEYVYELTMNFTKGNLGDEESKRYALYFFVLFLFLLVANNLGLMTKLESSEGVNFWTSPTSNMAYDFGLAIMAVVFCHVEGIRRQGLKNYLKAFVTPWAMAPMNILEEVTNVASLALRLYGNIFAGEILVTLLVQMSQKSAFAYPIAFLLNVIWTGFSVFISCLQAYVFVMLVSMYLNKKIQGEGE; the protein is encoded by the coding sequence GTGGAAGGAACCGCAGCTCCAACTATTACTCTAGGTCCTGTAACCTTTGATGTAACCATGGTCATTGTCACAATGGTTACCATTACCATTATATTTTTACTTGTATTTTGGGCAAGTCGCAGAATGACATTGAAGCCAAAAGGAAAGCAAAATGTTTTGGAATATGTCTATGAGCTTACCATGAACTTTACCAAGGGAAATTTGGGTGATGAAGAGTCAAAAAGATACGCTCTTTATTTCTTTGTTCTGTTCCTATTCCTCTTGGTGGCCAATAACCTCGGCTTGATGACCAAGTTAGAGTCGTCAGAAGGTGTAAACTTCTGGACATCGCCTACTTCTAATATGGCCTACGACTTCGGGCTGGCCATTATGGCGGTTGTGTTCTGTCACGTAGAAGGCATTCGTCGCCAAGGATTGAAAAATTACTTAAAAGCATTTGTCACTCCTTGGGCCATGGCTCCGATGAATATTTTAGAAGAAGTGACCAACGTAGCTTCTCTTGCACTTCGTTTGTACGGAAATATCTTTGCCGGTGAAATTCTGGTCACCTTGTTGGTACAGATGTCGCAAAAAAGTGCATTTGCTTATCCCATCGCCTTCCTACTAAATGTCATCTGGACTGGTTTTTCAGTCTTTATTTCCTGCTTGCAAGCCTATGTGTTTGTCATGCTGGTTTCGATGTATTTGAACAAAAAAATTCAAGGTGAAGGTGAATAG
- the atpF gene encoding F0F1 ATP synthase subunit B, translated as MITGQSINSTMLGNFILVTASFAVLIVAIRLFAWDKITGIFEERAAKISSDIDAAEEKLAEASSLVDQREQELVQGRVEGQKIVQDAVDRAKLEKKRILEQAEVEIEALKKKADLEIEAEKREAQEKLHVQVADLAVDLAGKIILEDLDQQAHSELINRYLDRLGEE; from the coding sequence ATGATTACAGGACAAAGTATAAACAGTACCATGCTTGGTAATTTTATTCTAGTAACGGCTTCGTTTGCCGTATTGATTGTGGCAATTCGCCTCTTTGCTTGGGATAAGATTACAGGTATTTTTGAAGAACGTGCTGCAAAAATTTCAAGTGACATTGACGCTGCTGAAGAAAAATTAGCAGAAGCCTCAAGCCTTGTTGACCAAAGAGAACAAGAGTTGGTACAAGGTCGTGTAGAAGGACAAAAGATTGTTCAAGATGCGGTTGATCGAGCCAAATTAGAGAAAAAACGCATTCTAGAACAAGCTGAAGTAGAAATCGAGGCTTTGAAAAAGAAAGCAGATTTGGAAATTGAAGCTGAGAAGCGTGAAGCTCAAGAGAAATTGCATGTGCAGGTCGCAGATTTAGCTGTTGACTTGGCAGGAAAAATCATCTTGGAAGATTTGGATCAGCAGGCGCATAGCGAGTTGATTAACCGCTATCTCGATAGGCTAGGAGAAGAATAA
- a CDS encoding F0F1 ATP synthase subunit delta translates to MNARETALVQKYAQSFVDKVYDREDVWTIYDQISAILTVIHDSKLNRILLSATVSQAEKAEFVHAIRQSTYREVNDLIEAVARDGHADLLVDTLQAALVLISKSKQEFDAHVVSVYPLTGEQKERVRQLVESRFSLKVRNIVEEIDKEVLGGFIITVNHKVLDASVRTQLKEIRNRL, encoded by the coding sequence ATGAATGCTAGAGAAACTGCCTTAGTGCAAAAATATGCTCAATCATTCGTTGATAAGGTATACGATCGCGAGGATGTCTGGACGATTTATGACCAAATTTCAGCTATTCTCACGGTTATTCATGATAGTAAATTAAATCGGATTCTCTTATCCGCAACGGTTTCTCAGGCTGAAAAGGCAGAATTTGTTCACGCCATTCGTCAATCGACCTACCGCGAAGTCAATGACCTGATTGAAGCTGTAGCTCGAGATGGTCATGCTGATTTGCTCGTTGACACACTACAAGCAGCCTTGGTCTTGATTAGCAAGAGCAAACAAGAGTTTGATGCGCATGTCGTGTCGGTTTATCCATTGACAGGAGAACAAAAAGAAAGAGTGCGTCAGCTAGTGGAGAGCCGTTTTTCATTGAAGGTTCGCAATATTGTAGAAGAAATTGACAAAGAAGTGCTCGGTGGTTTTATCATTACGGTCAATCACAAAGTGCTGGATGCCAGTGTGCGGACGCAATTGAAAGAAATTCGAAATAGACTTTAG
- the atpA gene encoding F0F1 ATP synthase subunit alpha, with product MVINAQEISALLKQQIEGFQPDFDYTETGVVTYIGDGIARAHGLDNAMSGELLIFENGTIGMAQNLETVDVGIIILGPFTDIREGSVVRRTGKIMEVPVGQALIGRVVNPLGQPVDGLGEIRTSKTRPIEYPAPGVMQRKSVNEPLQTGLKAIDALVPIGRGQRELIIGDRQTGKTSIAIDTILNQKDQDMICIYVAIGQKESTVRTQVETLRQYGALDYTIVVTASASQPSPLLFLAPYAGVAMAEEFMYEGKHVLIVYDDLSKQAVAYRELSLLLRRPPGREAYPGDVFYLHSRLLERSAKVSDELGGGSITALPFIETQAGDISAYIATNVISITDGQIFLKDDLFNSGIRPAIDAGSSVSRVGGSAQIKAMKKVAGTLRIDLASYRELEAFTQFGSDLDAATQAKLNRGRRTVEVLKQPLHKPLPVEKQVLILYALTNGFLDSVPIDDVLTFEEELYAYFDLHHDGLLDTIRITKDLPDTDELNAAIQEFKDQSVFK from the coding sequence TTGGTGATTAATGCACAAGAAATTAGCGCTTTACTAAAACAACAAATTGAAGGGTTTCAACCTGATTTTGACTATACAGAGACAGGGGTCGTGACCTATATCGGTGACGGAATCGCGCGTGCCCACGGTCTTGATAATGCCATGAGTGGTGAGCTACTCATCTTTGAAAATGGCACAATCGGAATGGCTCAGAATCTGGAAACAGTGGATGTGGGGATTATTATCTTAGGTCCCTTTACCGATATTCGCGAAGGATCTGTCGTTCGCCGTACAGGAAAAATCATGGAAGTGCCAGTTGGTCAAGCCTTGATTGGTCGCGTGGTCAATCCACTTGGACAACCAGTAGATGGACTCGGTGAAATTCGGACTAGTAAAACAAGACCAATTGAGTATCCTGCACCAGGCGTTATGCAACGGAAATCCGTTAACGAACCTCTTCAAACAGGATTGAAAGCAATTGATGCCCTCGTGCCAATCGGTCGTGGTCAGCGGGAGTTGATCATCGGTGACCGTCAGACAGGGAAAACCTCGATTGCCATTGATACAATCTTGAATCAGAAAGATCAAGACATGATTTGTATCTATGTCGCAATTGGACAGAAAGAATCAACAGTTCGTACCCAAGTAGAAACACTTCGCCAGTATGGCGCGCTTGATTATACAATTGTAGTAACGGCTTCGGCCTCTCAGCCTTCGCCTTTGCTCTTTTTAGCACCATATGCGGGTGTTGCTATGGCAGAAGAATTCATGTATGAAGGCAAGCATGTCTTGATTGTCTACGATGATTTATCAAAACAGGCGGTTGCCTACCGTGAATTATCACTCCTCCTTCGTCGTCCACCAGGACGTGAAGCCTACCCGGGAGATGTCTTCTACCTTCATAGTCGCTTGTTAGAGCGCTCTGCAAAGGTGTCAGACGAATTAGGTGGCGGATCGATTACGGCCCTACCATTTATCGAAACTCAGGCAGGAGATATTTCAGCATATATCGCAACCAATGTGATTTCCATTACTGATGGACAAATTTTCTTGAAAGATGATTTGTTCAACTCAGGGATTCGACCAGCGATTGATGCCGGGTCATCCGTTTCTCGTGTCGGTGGTTCAGCACAAATCAAGGCAATGAAAAAAGTAGCGGGAACGCTTCGGATTGACTTAGCGTCTTACCGTGAATTAGAAGCCTTTACTCAGTTTGGTTCGGACCTTGATGCTGCAACACAGGCGAAATTGAATCGCGGACGTCGGACTGTTGAAGTATTGAAACAGCCGCTTCATAAGCCATTGCCAGTTGAGAAACAGGTCTTGATTCTCTACGCTCTGACAAATGGTTTCTTAGACTCTGTTCCAATCGATGATGTTTTGACCTTTGAAGAAGAGCTCTATGCCTACTTTGACTTGCACCATGATGGTCTTTTGGATACCATTCGGATCACAAAAGACTTGCCAGATACAGATGAATTGAATGCTGCTATTCAGGAATTCAAAGACCAGTCTGTCTTTAAGTAA
- a CDS encoding F0F1 ATP synthase subunit gamma, whose product MAGSLNEIKTKIASTKKTSQITGAMQMVSAAKLAKSEQLAKSFQIYASKVRKITTDLLRGELMEGSTNPMLIRRPIQKSGYIVITSDSGLKGSYNAMILKAVMEMIEQDHASKDEYEIIAIGGMGADFFRARGIQPIFELRGLADNPSFDDVQKIISKSVEMYKNEIFDELYVCYNHHINSLSRKVRVQQMLPVEDLDHNEADGYTATFELEPSREAILGQLLTQYAESTIYGAILDAKTAENAAGMIAMQTATDNAKSVIDDLTIRYNRARQAAITQEITEIVAGASALD is encoded by the coding sequence ATGGCAGGTTCTCTCAATGAAATAAAAACAAAGATTGCCTCTACAAAGAAAACCAGTCAGATCACGGGTGCTATGCAAATGGTATCAGCTGCCAAGCTAGCCAAGTCAGAACAGTTAGCTAAATCGTTTCAGATTTATGCTAGCAAGGTACGGAAAATCACGACAGATTTGCTCCGTGGAGAATTGATGGAAGGTTCGACTAATCCAATGTTGATTCGCCGTCCGATTCAAAAATCAGGTTACATCGTGATTACCTCTGATAGTGGTCTAAAAGGTAGCTACAATGCTATGATTCTAAAAGCCGTTATGGAAATGATTGAACAAGATCATGCGAGCAAGGATGAGTATGAAATCATTGCGATTGGTGGCATGGGGGCAGACTTCTTTCGGGCGCGAGGCATTCAGCCAATATTTGAATTGCGCGGTTTAGCGGATAATCCAAGCTTTGATGATGTTCAGAAAATCATCTCCAAATCTGTTGAGATGTACAAGAATGAAATTTTTGACGAGCTATATGTCTGCTACAATCACCATATCAATAGTTTGAGCCGTAAGGTTCGTGTGCAACAGATGCTACCTGTAGAAGACTTGGACCACAATGAGGCAGACGGATATACGGCTACCTTTGAGCTAGAGCCAAGTCGGGAAGCGATTCTGGGGCAACTCTTGACCCAGTATGCGGAGTCTACAATTTACGGTGCGATTTTGGATGCCAAGACGGCTGAAAATGCGGCAGGTATGATTGCCATGCAGACAGCGACAGATAATGCCAAATCGGTCATTGATGATTTGACCATTCGTTACAATCGTGCTCGTCAGGCAGCCATTACGCAAGAAATTACCGAGATTGTAGCAGGAGCAAGTGCTCTTGATTAG
- the atpD gene encoding F0F1 ATP synthase subunit beta, with protein sequence MSSGKITQVVGPVVDVAFSADDKLPEINNALVVYKNDESKQKVVLEVALELGDGVVRTIAMESTDGLTRGMEVLDTGRPISVPVGKETLGRVFNVLGDTIDLETPFDEMVERQPIHKKAPTFDELSTATEILETGIKVIDLLAPYLKGGKVGLFGGAGVGKTVLIQELIHNIAQEHGGISVFTGVGERTREGNDLYWEMKESGVIEKTAMVFGQMNEPPGARMRVALTGLTIAEYFRDVEGQDVLLFIDNIFRFTQAGSEVSALLGRMPSAVGYQPTLATEMGQLQERITSTKKGSVTSIQAIYVPADDYTDPAPATAFAHLDSTTNLERKLTQLGIYPAVDPLASSSRALAPEVVGEKHYAVAMEVKRVLQRYQELQDIIAILGMDELSDDEKTLVGRARRIQFFLSQNFNVAEQFTGMPGSYVPVAETVRGFKEILDGKHDKLPEDAFRNVGSIDDVIAKAAKMGF encoded by the coding sequence ATGAGTTCAGGCAAAATCACTCAGGTTGTTGGGCCGGTTGTCGATGTGGCATTTTCGGCTGATGATAAACTTCCTGAGATTAACAATGCACTTGTCGTTTATAAGAACGATGAATCAAAACAAAAAGTCGTGCTTGAAGTTGCTTTGGAGCTAGGAGATGGTGTCGTTCGGACCATTGCTATGGAATCTACAGACGGCTTGACTCGTGGAATGGAAGTGTTAGACACTGGACGTCCGATTTCTGTCCCAGTTGGGAAAGAAACGCTCGGTCGTGTCTTCAATGTTCTAGGGGATACCATTGACTTGGAAACACCATTTGACGAGATGGTAGAACGCCAGCCGATTCATAAAAAAGCTCCTACCTTTGATGAATTGTCAACTGCGACAGAAATTTTAGAAACAGGAATTAAGGTTATTGACCTTTTAGCTCCCTATTTGAAAGGTGGGAAGGTCGGTCTCTTTGGTGGTGCCGGGGTTGGTAAAACAGTTCTTATCCAAGAATTGATTCACAATATCGCTCAAGAACACGGTGGTATTTCGGTGTTTACGGGTGTTGGAGAACGGACTCGTGAAGGAAATGACCTTTACTGGGAGATGAAAGAATCAGGTGTTATTGAAAAGACAGCCATGGTCTTTGGTCAGATGAATGAGCCGCCAGGAGCGCGGATGCGGGTTGCCTTGACTGGCTTGACCATTGCAGAATATTTCCGCGATGTTGAAGGTCAGGACGTGCTTCTATTTATCGATAACATCTTCCGTTTCACACAGGCTGGTTCAGAAGTTTCTGCTCTTTTGGGACGTATGCCGTCAGCCGTAGGATACCAACCAACGCTAGCAACTGAAATGGGACAATTACAAGAGCGGATTACGTCAACCAAGAAAGGTTCGGTAACCTCTATCCAAGCGATTTACGTCCCAGCCGATGACTATACAGACCCAGCACCAGCAACTGCCTTTGCGCATTTGGATTCGACAACCAACTTGGAGCGGAAATTAACTCAGTTGGGGATTTACCCAGCCGTTGATCCACTTGCTTCTAGCTCTCGTGCCCTTGCACCTGAAGTTGTTGGAGAAAAGCATTATGCAGTAGCGATGGAAGTAAAACGTGTCTTGCAACGCTACCAAGAATTGCAAGATATCATTGCCATCTTGGGAATGGATGAATTGTCTGATGATGAAAAGACCTTGGTGGGCCGTGCGCGTCGGATTCAATTCTTCTTGTCACAAAACTTCAATGTTGCTGAGCAATTCACTGGTATGCCAGGTTCTTATGTACCTGTTGCAGAAACAGTACGTGGCTTTAAGGAAATCTTGGATGGTAAGCATGACAAGTTACCAGAAGATGCCTTCCGTAATGTTGGTTCCATTGATGATGTGATTGCTAAAGCAGCCAAAATGGGATTTTAG
- a CDS encoding F0F1 ATP synthase subunit epsilon has protein sequence MAQMTVQIVTPDGIRYDHHAAFVLVRTTEGELGIYPGHVELIAVLAIDEIKVRRIDDENHVDWIAVNGGIIEISKDLITIVSDSAERSRDIDVSRAERAKLRAEKELEEAQSAHNIDMEKRAAIALQRAINRIRVGNK, from the coding sequence ATGGCACAAATGACCGTACAAATTGTAACGCCAGACGGTATTCGTTATGATCACCATGCGGCTTTCGTACTAGTTCGGACAACAGAAGGTGAGCTGGGAATTTATCCCGGTCACGTCGAGTTGATTGCCGTTTTGGCCATTGATGAAATTAAGGTGCGTCGAATTGACGATGAAAATCACGTAGACTGGATTGCGGTCAATGGTGGGATTATTGAAATCTCTAAAGATTTGATTACCATTGTTTCAGATTCGGCAGAACGATCGCGTGATATTGATGTCAGTCGTGCGGAACGTGCGAAACTGCGTGCGGAAAAAGAGCTTGAAGAAGCACAAAGCGCCCACAATATTGACATGGAAAAACGAGCAGCCATTGCCTTGCAACGGGCGATTAACCGTATCCGTGTTGGAAATAAATAA
- a CDS encoding DUF1146 family protein encodes MVLSLLNVCSHLLFIYLAHHLLLSVVDWSKWLKGTAENQKKIQLFIVFLAIALGYMVSAFFLDILSIGRNLSEAFR; translated from the coding sequence ATGGTTTTATCATTATTAAATGTCTGTAGTCATCTTTTGTTTATCTATCTGGCGCATCATTTACTATTATCGGTAGTGGATTGGTCAAAATGGCTAAAAGGGACAGCAGAAAATCAGAAGAAAATTCAGCTCTTCATCGTGTTTTTAGCGATTGCCTTGGGATATATGGTCTCGGCTTTCTTTTTGGATATCTTATCCATTGGTCGAAACTTGTCAGAAGCCTTTCGCTAG